The Gouania willdenowi chromosome 7, fGouWil2.1, whole genome shotgun sequence genome includes a window with the following:
- the LOC114467318 gene encoding taste receptor type 1 member 1-like — MKHFLLSLFFVEFLLRASTASTFSDSDFHQDGDYLIGGLFNLHAVGSSYHHHRPEAINCSHNPLVLANYRRFQLMRFSVEEVNNSSTLLPNVSLGYEIFDHCSQSHNFPDIFQFMSVNGMIRPWAKAGESSVIAVVGPFTSSQTWSVAPLLMMDLIPVVSYASTSSDFSEQSKFPAFLRTIPPNKDTIEAIFNVLQHFDWRWVAFLNGDNDFGIDGLELFRKKIYETDICLAYSKGLGDNPDYKQIFNQIEAQNVHIIIVFAPKIYAEALINSAIQLNVTNKVWIADDGWSLDKKLPKMKGIHNIGTILGVSQPLVTIAGFNDFILTSKGPPVCGVQHRLCNQVCNCRGFSAEQVSTEDPLFSFPVYSAVYAIAHALHNTLQCGTGRCNNNITAYPHKVLAEMKKSNFTLLNHTVQFDENGDPRFGSYSIVFWNRSGDAQEVGFSHFYPRVYSYIYDTKIQWHKSGKVPDSYCSPECPVGYAKKQSGIHKCCFTCVICQNGTYINTTEDPYTCKACSDTEWSPEGSTRCNLRLVEYVPFTDPAALGLMVISGLLVVLTLAVCVLFAFHYNTPVVRSAGGSMCFLILGCLSLSSISVFFYFGKPSVAFCIFRFLPFLLFYTVCVSCFVVRSFQIVCIFKIAAKFPKLQSWWMKYHGQWVVISVAFVIQALLLLIGYSSDPPKPHNETFWYLDKIILGCDINLKATSTSVIFLLTLCILCFIFSYMGKDLPKNYNEAKSITFCLMLLILTWVIFATEYMLYHGRHIVTLNALAVLFSLYLFIFWYFLPKCYIIMFQPDKNTQQYFQGLIQSYTKTISQ, encoded by the exons atgaaacattttcttttatctcTGTTTTTTGTGGAATTTCTTCTGCGAGCCTCGACTGCGTCCACCTTTTCAGACTCAGATTTTCATCAAGATGGAGATTATTTGATAGGAGGACTTTTTAATTTACATGCTGTCGGCAGCTCTTATCATCACCACAGACCCGAAGCCATCAACTGTTCACA TAATCCCTTGGTTCTTGCCAACTACCGGAGGTTTCAGTTGATGCGATTCTCAGTAGAAGAAGTCAACAACTCGTCTACCCTGCTGCCTAACGTCTCCCTCGGCTATGAAATATTCGACCACTGCTCACAGTCTCACAACTTCCCAGATATTTTCCAATTCATGTCCGTAAACGGGATGATCAGGCCATGGGCCAAAGCCGGCGAGTCCTCTGTGATAGCAGTGGTTGGCCCCTTCACAAGCAGTCAGACTTGGAGTGTAGCTCCACTGCTGATGATGGACCTCATTCCTGTG GTCAGTTATGCGTCAACTAGCTCCGACTTTTCAGAACAAAGTAAATTCCCTGCTTTCCTGCGTACGATTCCTCCAAACAAAGACACCATAGAGGCGATCTTCAACGTTTTGCAACACTTTGACTGGCGTTGGGTTGCTTTCCTCAATGGTGACAATGACTTCGGTATTGATGGACTGGAATTATTCAGAAAGAAAATCTACGAAACGGATATTTGCCTTGCATATTCCAAAGGTCTCGGTGACAACCCGGATTACAAACAGATATTCAATCAGATAGAAGCACAAAACGTGCACATCATTATTGTATTTGCACCCAAAATATATGCAGAGGCCCTCATTAATTCCGCGATACAACTGAATGTCACAAACAAAGTGTGGATTGCAGACGATGGATGGTCTTTAGACAAAAAGCTCCCCAAGATGAAAGGAATCCACAATATCGGGACCATACTCGGGGTGTCTCAGCCATTGGTGACGATAGCTGGTTTCAATGACTTTATACTGACCAGCAAAGGCCCGCCTGTCTGTGGAGTTCAGCACAGACTTTGTAATCAGGTTTGCAACTGCAGAGGCTTTAGTGCTGAGCAGGTCAGCACCGAAGATccattgttttcttttcctgTTTATTCCGCTGTATATGCAATCGCTCACGCCCTACACAATACTTTACAATGTGGAACTGGAAGATGCAACAACAATATCACAGCATATCCACACAAG GTGTTGGCAGAAATGAAGAAGTCAAATTTTACACTTTTAAATCACACTGTTCAGTTTGATGAGAACGGTGACCCCAGGTTTGGCTCTTATTCCATCGTTTTCTGGAATCGCAGCGGTGATGCACAGGAGGTCGGCTTCTCTCACTTTTATCCCAGAGTCTACTCTTATATTTACGACACAAAGATTCAGTGGCATAAAAGTGGAAAA GTGCCCGACTCATATTGCTCTCCCGAATGCCCAGTGGGATATGCCAAAAAGCAAAGTGGAATCCATAAATGTTGCTTTACCTGTGTAATCTGCCAAAACGGAACTTACATCAATACAACAG AGGATCCATACACGTGTAAAGCCTGCAGTGATACAGAGTGGTCTCCAGAGGGAAGCACGAGGTGTAATCTGAGGCTGGTGGAGTACGTGCCATTCACAGACCCTGCAGCTTTGGGGCTCATGGTCATCAGTGGGCTCTTAGTGGTCCTCACTCTAGCTGTGTGTGTCCTCTTTGCCTTTCACTACAACACACCTGTGGTCAGATCTGCTGGAGGATCAATGTGCTTCCTCATCCTAGGCTGCCTCAGTCTGAGTAGTATCAGTGTGTTCTTCTACTTTGGGAAGCCATCAGTGGCTTTCTGTATCTTCAGGTTCTTACCTTTTCTTCTCTtctacactgtgtgtgtttcctgctTTGTTGTGCGCTCTTTTCAGATcgtttgcatttttaaaatcgcTGCAAAATTTCCCAAACTTCAAAGTTGGTGGATGAAGTATCACGGTCAGTGGGTGGTGATCAGTGTGGCCTTTGTCATCCAGGCTCTCCTGCTTCTCATTGGATATTCCTCTGATCCTCCCAAACCTCACAATGAAACCTTTTGGTACCTGGACAAAATCATATTAGGCTGTGACATTAATCTGAAAGCAACATCTACATctgtgatttttcttttaactcTGTGCatcctttgttttattttctcctaCATGGGGAAAGACCTGCCCAAAAATTACAATGAAGCCAAATCCATCACCTTCTGCTTGATGCTGCTCATCCTCACATGGGTCATCTTTGCCACAGAGTACATGCTTTATCATGGCAGACACATCGTAACGCTGAATGCTCTGGCAGTGCTATTCAGTCtctacttgtttattttttggtatttcCTCCCAAAGTGTTACATCATCATGTTTCAGCCTGATAAAAACACTCAGCAGTACTTCCAAGGTCTCATTCAGAGCTACACCAAAACCATCAGCCAGTAG
- the LOC114466958 gene encoding LOW QUALITY PROTEIN: taste receptor type 1 member 1-like (The sequence of the model RefSeq protein was modified relative to this genomic sequence to represent the inferred CDS: deleted 1 base in 1 codon), producing the protein MKPSFASWWLLGIFLHTLITLKASDFNLEGDYLLGGLFGIHYTGVYQRENRPATIDCSSQFFSLSSYRRFQLMRFSIEEINNSTQLLPNVSLGYEIFDHCSETQSFFSILDLISIDGAVRPWAETSSHLSVGPKVIAVVGPYTSGDTVTTAPFFMVDLISVVSYGAASSAFSEKTKYPSFLRTVNSNKAVVEMLVKILEYFNWRWVAFLNSYDDFGIDALELFKNTIKDSEICIGYTKSVTEATDYNEIFKSIKAQKIRVIIVFLIQQLAEVLIEKAVQLNVTNRVWIATDTWSLNKNLRKLKGIQTIGTVLGVAQPVIQIPGFQNFIHSTGSHMICKDAKGNCLCNQAGNYSNLTPEDIISSDPTYSFPVYAAVYAIAHALHNVLQCEGGKCNDSIRVFPYMVLAALKKSNFTLLNQTIHFNENGEPMFGSYLIVFWNRYGEVQEVGAFTFQPKVNFFINSSKIQWHMDGHVPVSLCSQECNVGYAKKQDGIHKCCFTCQICRTGTFINITEDPYTCKACSDTEWSPEGSTRCNLRLVEYVPFTDPAALGLMVIVGLLVVLTLAVCVLFAFHYNTPVVRSAGGPMCFLILGCLSLSSISVFFYFGKPSVAFCIFRFLPFLLFYTVCVSCFVVRSFQIVCIFKIAAKFPKLQSWWVKYHGQWVVISVAFVIQALVLLIGYSSDPPKPYYDTFWYPDKIILNCDINLKATSTSVIFLLTLCILCFIFSYMGKDLPKNYNEAKSITFCLMLLILTWVIFATEYMLYHGRHILTLNALAVLCSLYSFLLWYFLPKCYIIMFQPRKNTQQHFQGLIQSYTKTISQ; encoded by the exons ATGAAGCCGTCCTTCGCCTCCTGGTGGCTCCTGGGAATTTTCCTGCACACATTAATCACTCTCAAAGCCTCCGACTTTAACCTGGAAGGAGATTATCTTTTAGGGGGACTCTTTGGTATTCATTATACCGGTGTCTACCAGCGGGAAAACCGACCTGCAACCATTGACTGCTCAAG tcaattCTTCAGTTTGTCAAGTTATCGAAGATTTCAGCTGATGCGATTCTCCATTGAGGAGATCAATAATTCCACTCAATTGCTGCCAAATGTCTCTCTTGGCTATGAAATATTTGACCACTGCTCAGAAACACAAAGcttttttagtattttggatCTCATCTCAATTGATGGTGCTGTGCGACCTTGGGCTGAAACATCCTCACATCTGTCAGTGGGGCCCAAAGTGATTGCAGTGGTCGGCCCTTATACAAGCGGGGACACCGTGACCACAGCCCCCTTCTTCATGGTGGACCTCATCTCTGTG GTCAGTTATGGAGCAGCAAGTTCTGCCTTTTCAGAGAAAACTAAATATCCTTCGTTCTTGCGAACAGTGAATTCAAATAAAGCTGTTGTAGAAATGCTAGTTAAGATTCTGGAATACTTCAACTGGCGTTGGGTTGCATTTCTAAACAGCTACGATGACTTCGGTATTGATGCTCTGGAACTgttcaaaaatacaataaaggaCAGTGAAATCTGCATTGGGTATACCAAAAGTGTCACTGAAGCTACAGACTacaatgaaatatttaaaagcaTCAAAGCACAAAAAATACGAGTCATTATTGTCTTTCTCATACAACAACTTGCTGAAGTTCTCATTGAGAAAGCGGTACAGCTGAATGTGACCAACAGGGTGTGGATAGCAACGGACACATGGTCCCTAAACAAAAATCTCCGCAAGCTAAAGGGGATCCAAACTATCGGGACAGTGCTTGGCGTGGCTCAGCCCGTCATACAGATACCAGGCTTTCAGAATTTCATCCATTCTACTGGAAGCCATATGATATGTAAAGATGCCAAAGGAAACTGTTTGTGTAATCAGGCAGGAAACTACAGTAACTTGACCCCAGAAGACATCATTTCTTCAGACCCGACGTATTCCTTCCCTGTTTACGCTGCTGTTTATGCCATTGCTCATGCCTTGCACAATGTGTTGCAATGTGAGGGGGGTAAATGCAATGACAGCATCAGAGTTTTCCCATACATG GTTCTGGCAGCACTGAAGAAATCCAACtttacacttttaaaccaaactATTCACTTCAATGAGAACGGTGAGCCTATGTTTGGGTCCTATTTAATAGTTTTCTGGAACCGCTACGGTGAGGTGCAGGAAGTCGGCGCCTTTACATTTCAACCCAAAGTAAATTTCTTCATTAACAGCAGTAAAATTCAGTGGCACATGGATGGACAT GTGCCCGTTTCACTGTGCTCCCAGGAATGTAATGTAGGTTATGCAAAGAAACAGGATGGGATTCACAAATGCTGCTTTACCTGTCAAATCTGTCGAACTGGAACTTTCATCAACATCACAG AGGATCCATACACGTGTAAAGCCTGCAGTGATACAGAGTGGTCTCCAGAGGGAAGCACGAGGTGTAATCTGAGGCTGGTGGAGTACGTGCCATTCACAGACCCTGCAGCTTTGGGGCTCATGGTCATCGTTGGGCTCTTAGTGGTCCTCACTCTAGCTGTGTGTGTCCTCTTTGCCTTTCACTACAACACACCTGTGGTCAGATCTGCTGGAGGACCAATGTGCTTCCTCATCCTAGGCTGCCTCAGTCTGAGTAGTATCAGTGTGTTCTTCTACTTTGGGAAGCCATCAGTGGCTTTCTGTATCTTCAGGTTCTTACCTTTTCTTCTCTtctacactgtgtgtgtttcctgctTTGTTGTGCGCTCTTTTCAGattgtttgcatttttaaaattgctgCAAAATTTCCCAAACTTCAAAGTTGGTGGGTGAAGTATCACGGTCAGTGGGTGGTGATCAGTGTGGCCTTTGTCATCCAGGCTCTCGTGCTTCTCATTGGATATTCCTCTGATCCTCCCAAACCTTACTATGACACCTTTTGGTACCCGGACAAAATCATATTAAATTGTGACATTAATCTGAAAGCAACATCTACATctgtgatttttcttttaactcTTTGCatcctttgttttattttctcctaCATGGGGAAAGACCTGCCCAAAAATTACAATGAAGCCAAATCCATCACCTTCTGCTTGATGCTGCTCATCCTCACATGGGTCATCTTTGCCACAGAGTACATGCTTTATCATGGCAGACACATCCTAACGCTGAATGCTCTGGCAGTGCTATGCAGCCTCTACTCTTTTCTTCTTTGGTATTTCCTCCCAAAATGTTACATCATCATGTTTCAGCCT AGAAAAAACACTCAGCAGCATTTCCAAGGTCTCATTCAGAGCTACACCAAAACCATCAGCCAGTAG
- the tas1r2.2 gene encoding taste receptor type 1 member 2.2, with product MRHLPLIVYVLGSFLNNLSLCSDVSYFHLDGDYVIGGLIRIHYVMQRIVHHIPEALDCSSQTFSVQDYRRFQIMRFLVEQINNSTTLLPNVSLGYEMFDHCATIPSFSNVLKLLSVHGEIHPWRDGQENLSRMIAVVGPAGSTRTMAVAPLFMADLIPMVNFGSTLSVFSRKLIYPSFLRTVHPNKDAVEVIVNILLHFNWHWVAFFYSDNDYGRDGLDLFRKKIKDTDICLAYTKNINENTKPSELFQGIEKLKITTIVGFSPDEYAAIFIKAAIQMNITNKVWIAVESWAMNRDLPMEKGIENIGTVLGVAQPLMSIPGFHEFLISTKSKLDSGQLGFCNQACNCDGVSDEDISRANPTFTFPLYSAIYAIAHALHNALQCGVGSCSSNITASPQMILAELRKSNFTLFNQSIQFDDNGDPKFGFYSIVFWNSSGEVQKVGSYYFHPSPKFIINDTDIQWHSNGLVPVSLCSHECSEGYSKEIKGVYKCCFTCEICSNGTYVNKTEDPYMCKACSDTEWSPEGSTRCNLRLVEYMSFTDPEALGLMVISGLLVVLTLAVCVLFAFHYNTPVVRSAGGPMCFLILGCLSLSSISVFFFFGKPSVAFCIFRFLPFLLFYTVCVSCFVVRSFQIVCIFKIAAKFPGMQSWWVKYHGQWVVISVAFVIQALVLLIGYSSDPPKPYNETEWYPTEIILSCDISIPAIVTPTSFLTTLCILCFIFSYMGKDLPKNYNEAKSITFCLMLLILTWIIFATVFMLYRGKFLQPLNAMAVLSSLYAFLLSYFLPKCYIIIFQPEKNTQQHFQGLIQNYTKTISQ from the exons ATGAGGCATCTTCCACTTATCGTGTATGTGCTGGGATCTTTTCTGAATAACTTAAGTCTGTGTTCTGACGTCTCTTACTTTCACCTGGACGGGGATTACGTAATAGGTGGACTTATTCGGATTCATTATGTCATGCAGCGCATTGTCCATCACATCCCAGAAGCCCTTGACTGTTCTAG TCAGACCTTCAGTGTCCAAGACTATCGGAGGTTTCAAATCATGAGATTCTTAGTGGAGCAGATCAATAACTCTACCACTCTGCTTCCAAATGTTTCCCTTGGCTATGAAATGTTTGACCACTGCGCAACGATTCCcagtttttcaaatgttttgaaGCTGCTCTCTGTCCACGGTGAGATTCATCCATGGAGGGATGGGCAGGAGAATCTGTCCAGAATGATAGCAGTAGTTGGTCCAGCTGGAAGCACTCGTACAATGGCTGTAGCTCCGCTATTTATGGCCGATCTTATTCCTATG GTGAATTTCGGATCAACGTTGTCTGTTTTTTCCCGTAAATTGATATACCCGTCTTTCCTGAGGACAGTGCATCCTAATAAAGACGCGGTAGAAGTGATAGTTAACATTTTGCTGCACTTTAATTGGCACTGGGTGGCTTTCTTCTACAGCGATAATGATTATGGCAGAGATGGCCTTGATTTGTTCAGAAAAAAGATTAAGGACACTGACATCTGCCTGGCgtacaccaaaaatatcaatgaaaacacaaagccCTCTGAACTGTTTCAGGGGATTGAGAAGTTAAAGATCACCACGATAGTTGGGTTTTCACCTGACGAGTATGCTGCTATTTTCATTAAGGCAGCGATACAGATGAATATCACCAATAAGGTGTGGATAGCTGTAGAGTCCTGGGCCATGAACAGAGACCTACCCATGGAAAAAGGAATCGAGAATATCGGCACTGTTCTTGGGGTTGCTCAGCCACTCATGTCGATTCCTGGTTTTCATGAATTTCTGATTTCCACCAAAAGCAAGTTGGACTCTGGGCAGCTTGGGTTTTGTAATCAAGCTTGTAACTGTGATGGCGTGAGTGATGAAGATATCAGCAGAGCAAACCCAACCTTCACTTTCCCCCTTTATTCTGCCATTTATGCAATCGCTCATGCTTTACACAACGCCTTACAGTGTGGAGTGGGAAGCTgcagcagcaacatcacagcATCACCACAGATG ATTCTTGCCGAGCTCAGAAAGTCAAATTTCACACTTTTTAACCAGAGCATTCAATTTGATGACAACGGTGACCCCAAGTTTGGGTTCTACTCCATTGTTTTCTGGAATTCCAGTGGAGAAGTTCAGAAAGTTGGCTCTTACTATTTCCATCCATCGCCCAAGTTCATAATAAATGACACGGACATTCAGTGGCACTCAAATGGATTG GTTCCAGTTTCACTGTGTTCCCATGAATGCTCTGAGGGCTACTCAAAAGAGATCAAAGGGGTCTACAAATGTTGCTTCACTTGTGAGATCTGTTCAAATGGGACTTACGTCAACAAAACAG AGGATCCATACATGTGTAAAGCCTGCAGTGATACAGAGTGGTCTCCAGAGGGAAGCACGAGGTGTAATCTGAGGCTGGTGGAGTACATGTCATTCACAGACCCTGAAGCTTTGGGGCTCATGGTCATCAGTGGGCTCTTAGTGGTCCTCACTCTAGCTGTGTGTGTCCTCTTTGCCTTTCACTACAACACACCTGTGGTCAGATCTGCTGGAGGACCAATGTGCTTCCTCATCCTAGGCTGCCTCAGTCTGAGTAGTATCagtgtgttcttcttctttgggaAGCCATCAGTGGCTTTCTGTATCTTCAGGTTCTTACCTTTTCTTCTCTtctacactgtgtgtgtttcctgctTTGTTGTGCGCTCTTTTCAGATcgtttgcatttttaaaatcgcTGCAAAGTTTCCCGGAATGCAAAGTTGGTGGGTGAAGTATCACGGTCAGTGGGTGGTGATCAGTGTGGCCTTTGTCATCCAGGCTCTCGTGCTTCTCATTGGATATTCCTCTGATCCTCCCAAACCCTATAATGAAACAGAGTGGTACCCAACCGAAATCATACTCAGCTGTGACATTTCCATTCCAGCAATTGTGACTCCTACATCTTTCCTCACAACTCTGTGCatcctttgttttattttctcctaCATGGGGAAAGACCTGCCCAAAAATTACAATGAAGCCAAATCCATCACCTTCTGCTTGATGCTGCTTATCCTCACGTGGATCATCTTTGCCACAGTGTTCATGCTTTATCGTGGAAAGTTTCTCCAACCTCTCAATGCTATGGCTGTACTTTCCAGCCTTTATgcttttcttttatcttatttccTCCCAAAGTGTTACATCATCATCTTTCAACCTGAGAAAAACACTCAGCAGCATTTCCAAGGTCTCATTCAGAACTACACCAAAACCATCAGCCAGTAG